In a single window of the Candidatus Hinthialibacter antarcticus genome:
- a CDS encoding PmoA family protein: protein MKSFYLYFLFVVSALFSSTSFALEVKVDAGPFPLNHTPVFLEMNSAPSENVVVTHGSQVQVGQIERLENGRVKVWWMVDSLQKESSKVYSISFEYAPPAQKFSWSSEEKIGMDLSYGDRTLLRYMHPSYDPNDVESTKKPFHHVFDPTGAHLITKGVGGKYSHHRGIFFGYNKVYIGGDVVDIWHARNGEHSVHREVVRESVGAVFGEQVLLIDWKDAKGKPFIQETRTLRVYQPADDQFLVEFWTELQSLRGHIRLEGDRQHAGVQFRAAQEVAEHENTTRFLRPDIWKHLEPEKANNAENFVDLPWNAMQFTVEDTRYTAAYLTDPANPDGARFSERAYGRFGEFVPYEITEDQPLRLHYQWWIKTGDDVSRETIEAQYQTMVDPPRVKVIVNDR, encoded by the coding sequence ATGAAATCATTCTATCTATATTTTCTATTCGTTGTTTCAGCCCTATTTTCATCTACGTCATTCGCGCTGGAAGTCAAAGTTGACGCCGGACCGTTCCCCCTGAATCACACCCCGGTTTTTCTGGAGATGAATAGCGCTCCATCTGAAAATGTCGTTGTAACGCATGGCAGCCAAGTTCAAGTCGGGCAAATAGAGCGCCTGGAAAACGGGCGCGTGAAAGTCTGGTGGATGGTTGATTCACTTCAGAAAGAATCGAGCAAAGTCTATTCGATTTCTTTTGAATACGCCCCACCAGCCCAAAAATTCTCATGGTCATCGGAAGAAAAAATAGGGATGGATTTATCTTACGGCGACCGTACGCTATTGCGATATATGCACCCGTCTTATGACCCGAATGATGTTGAATCGACCAAAAAACCATTCCATCATGTATTTGATCCAACGGGCGCCCATCTGATTACCAAGGGAGTTGGCGGTAAATATTCTCACCATCGCGGAATCTTTTTTGGTTACAACAAAGTGTATATTGGCGGCGACGTTGTTGATATCTGGCACGCCCGCAACGGCGAACATAGCGTTCACCGTGAAGTTGTTCGTGAATCGGTTGGCGCCGTGTTTGGCGAGCAAGTGTTATTGATTGATTGGAAAGACGCCAAGGGAAAGCCGTTTATCCAAGAGACGCGCACGTTGCGGGTCTATCAACCCGCAGATGACCAATTTTTGGTTGAATTCTGGACGGAATTACAATCGCTTCGCGGTCATATTCGGTTGGAGGGCGACCGCCAACATGCAGGCGTTCAATTTCGCGCGGCTCAAGAAGTCGCGGAGCATGAAAACACGACGCGTTTTCTTCGCCCTGACATCTGGAAGCACCTAGAACCTGAAAAAGCGAATAATGCTGAAAATTTTGTTGATCTGCCTTGGAACGCCATGCAATTCACCGTGGAAGACACGCGCTATACTGCGGCGTATCTGACCGACCCTGCAAACCCGGACGGCGCGCGCTTTTCAGAACGGGCGTATGGCCGGTTTGGCGAGTTCGTTCCTTATGAAATCACCGAAGACCAACCTCTACGCCTGCATTATCAATGGTGGATCAAGACGGGCGACGATGTTTCGCGGGAAACCATCGAAGCGCAATATCAAACGATGGTTGATCCACCAAGAGTGAAGGTCATTGTGAATGATCGCTAG
- a CDS encoding cellulase family glycosylhydrolase: MKRRTFLLQTAAASCLSLASTSNAAEIDVFSPAHIPRWRGFNLLEKFTLRQNKPYSERDFEWMAKWGFDFARIPMDYRCWTNADKPYEYDETVLKHIDELVGYGKQYGVHINLNLHRAPGYCVNPPEEKLDLFSSDEALKQFCAQWKNFAERYKSTAQNEVSFDLLNEPKNSIPEETYARVMRAAIQTIRKVDPNRVVVVDGLSWGQKPVHALAKDNIAQSTRGYNPFQISHYKASWIGGSDTWDVPTWPLKVKDQIQDKQWIFEKYIKPWKELEAKGVGVHVGEWGCYNKTPHDVALPWMEDCLALWKDAGWGWSVWNLRGSFGIADSGREDVQYEELDGHKIDRKMLELLRRY, encoded by the coding sequence ATGAAACGCCGCACATTTTTGCTTCAAACTGCCGCCGCCAGTTGTTTATCGCTGGCTTCAACCTCAAACGCCGCTGAAATAGACGTGTTTTCACCCGCCCATATTCCCCGCTGGCGCGGATTCAATCTGCTTGAAAAATTTACGTTGAGACAAAATAAACCCTATAGCGAGCGTGATTTTGAATGGATGGCGAAATGGGGCTTTGATTTCGCCCGCATCCCGATGGATTACCGCTGTTGGACAAACGCCGATAAGCCTTATGAGTATGATGAAACCGTCCTGAAGCATATTGATGAATTGGTTGGCTATGGAAAGCAATACGGCGTTCATATTAATTTAAACTTGCATCGGGCGCCGGGGTATTGCGTGAATCCGCCGGAAGAAAAACTTGACCTCTTTTCGTCAGATGAAGCGTTAAAACAATTTTGCGCACAATGGAAAAATTTTGCAGAACGCTATAAAAGTACGGCTCAGAATGAAGTTTCGTTTGATTTATTGAATGAACCCAAAAACAGCATCCCGGAAGAAACCTACGCCCGGGTCATGCGCGCCGCCATACAGACGATCCGCAAAGTTGATCCCAATCGAGTGGTGGTAGTGGATGGCCTCAGTTGGGGACAGAAGCCCGTTCACGCCTTGGCAAAAGACAACATTGCCCAAAGCACCCGAGGGTACAATCCGTTCCAGATCAGCCACTATAAGGCGTCTTGGATTGGCGGCAGCGATACATGGGACGTTCCGACCTGGCCGCTCAAAGTCAAAGATCAAATACAGGATAAACAGTGGATTTTTGAAAAATATATCAAGCCGTGGAAAGAACTCGAAGCCAAAGGCGTCGGCGTACATGTGGGCGAGTGGGGTTGTTATAACAAAACGCCGCATGACGTTGCGCTGCCCTGGATGGAAGATTGCCTCGCGCTTTGGAAAGACGCAGGCTGGGGATGGTCGGTCTGGAACCTGCGCGGCTCATTCGGGATTGCCGACAGCGGGCGCGAAGATGTTCAATATGAAGAATTAGACGGTCACAAAATCGACCGTAAAATGCTGGAACTGCTCCGGCGATATTAA
- a CDS encoding efflux RND transporter permease subunit — protein sequence MKLVEGSIQQPITVTVCVILALLAGFVALNRVPIQLTPEIEDTVIAVTTTWENASPQEVETEIVDEQEERLQGVSNLRLMTSVSQRGQGEIRLEFQAGTNKDVALREVSDKLREVPAYPLNVDEPVVSDTDPQSRDYVAWLLVACDNPDYDVTKLYDVLDKRMKPQFERLSGVAEVNVLGGREREVQIRVDPVLLAQYGITFSQLADAINITNQNYSGGALVDGKSDVRVRSIGRYSQIEQTKNTVIKQDEAGPVYIRDVADVVETYKEQAAYVRSRGIPVLAINFQREIGANVLDVMKNIHEEIDRMSLPGGLMEVIANSENVGGKLRLVQVYDQTTYIDHALSLVQENIFLGGGLAIITLLLFLRSLRSIGIIAIAIPISIIGSIVLLYAMGRTVNVISLAGMAFAVGMVVDNSIVVLENIYRHLEMGKSVRQSALEGAQEVAGAVLASTLTTLIVFIPILLIEEQAGQLFRDIALAICAAVGISFIVAITVIPSASALFLRNRDYSKKPTPSLDSKRGSGAKVFLRVLFFFIWLPYYLFTHFSEIVSSQVRYLSNTVFLRLAIIAIFAVVTITGAYFLLPPIDYLPQGNRNIIFGMLIPPPGYNLEKLSSVGKRIEARIRPFWQQTEAIFEFEKGNMKPDPDSLVQLPASPMPGAPLMTPPAIKNYFLVASNGAMFHGAISDDDEKVVDIIPLFQYATASDVAPGFIGFAFQLPLFRIGGTTGSAVNIDLSGPNLSQVSGAAGALFGNIVAQYGPYSLQPEPSNFNVPSPELQVLPNLIKLTDMGLTPRDIGLAVQVNADGAFVGEYEVEGERIDLVLISKDASTKNELTDLLRVPLSTPDGANVTLESVADFNRTVRPDQIKRVARQRAVTLQFTPPPGMPLQNAIDDIGGMIEQLQTAGQIPPEVQINLTGSASKLGAMQTALLGDGTFSGMTQSSLFLALLVVYLLMCVLFQSWVYPLVIMVTVPLATFGGLLTLAGVHYWSLIDRHMPIQNMDVLTILGFVILAGVVVNNAILIVHQTLNFLTTDSNMDPKEAIAQATESRVRPIMMSTLTSVGGMAPLVLMPGAGSELYRGLGSVVVGGLLVSTVFTLVLIPLVLSVVFDIQRMFTRQ from the coding sequence ATGAAATTGGTTGAAGGATCAATACAACAACCGATCACCGTAACAGTCTGCGTGATTCTCGCCTTGCTGGCTGGGTTCGTCGCGCTGAACCGCGTTCCGATTCAGCTGACGCCGGAGATCGAAGACACAGTCATTGCGGTGACGACGACCTGGGAAAATGCGAGCCCGCAAGAAGTCGAAACCGAAATCGTCGATGAGCAGGAAGAGCGCTTACAGGGCGTTTCCAATTTGCGCTTGATGACGAGCGTCAGCCAACGCGGGCAAGGCGAAATTCGTCTGGAGTTTCAAGCTGGAACCAACAAAGACGTCGCCTTGCGCGAGGTGAGCGACAAACTACGCGAAGTTCCTGCGTATCCGTTGAATGTGGATGAGCCCGTTGTTTCTGACACCGACCCGCAGAGCCGGGATTATGTCGCTTGGTTGTTGGTCGCTTGCGATAATCCCGATTATGACGTGACAAAATTATACGATGTTCTTGATAAGCGTATGAAGCCTCAATTTGAGCGCTTGTCGGGCGTGGCTGAAGTGAACGTGTTGGGCGGGCGTGAGCGCGAAGTGCAGATTCGCGTTGATCCGGTCTTATTGGCGCAATATGGAATCACTTTCAGCCAATTGGCGGACGCAATAAATATTACAAACCAAAATTATTCCGGCGGCGCGTTGGTCGATGGGAAATCTGACGTGCGGGTGCGTTCGATTGGCCGTTATAGCCAGATCGAACAAACGAAGAATACCGTCATCAAACAAGACGAAGCGGGGCCGGTTTACATCCGCGATGTTGCCGATGTTGTTGAAACCTATAAAGAGCAAGCGGCCTATGTGCGTTCACGCGGCATCCCGGTATTGGCGATTAATTTTCAACGTGAGATTGGCGCCAATGTTTTAGACGTGATGAAAAATATTCACGAAGAAATCGACCGCATGAGCCTACCCGGCGGGTTGATGGAAGTGATCGCCAATAGCGAAAATGTTGGCGGGAAACTGCGCCTGGTGCAAGTCTATGACCAGACGACCTATATCGACCATGCGCTGAGCCTGGTACAAGAAAATATTTTCCTTGGCGGCGGGCTGGCAATCATTACGCTGCTGCTTTTTTTACGCTCACTGCGTTCGATTGGCATCATCGCCATTGCGATTCCCATTTCAATTATTGGCTCAATCGTGTTGTTGTACGCGATGGGGCGGACGGTCAATGTCATCAGCCTGGCAGGTATGGCGTTCGCTGTTGGAATGGTGGTCGATAACTCGATTGTTGTTTTGGAAAACATTTACCGACACCTTGAGATGGGCAAGTCCGTGCGTCAGTCGGCGCTTGAAGGCGCCCAGGAAGTCGCAGGCGCCGTCCTTGCTTCGACGCTGACAACGCTCATCGTATTTATTCCGATTCTCTTAATTGAAGAGCAAGCGGGACAGCTGTTTCGCGACATCGCATTGGCAATTTGCGCGGCGGTTGGAATCAGCTTCATTGTCGCGATAACGGTGATTCCGTCCGCGTCGGCATTGTTTTTGCGCAACCGGGATTACAGCAAAAAACCAACGCCTTCTTTGGATTCAAAACGTGGATCGGGCGCGAAGGTTTTTCTGCGCGTATTGTTCTTTTTCATTTGGCTTCCCTATTACCTCTTTACGCACTTTTCAGAAATTGTCAGCAGCCAAGTCCGTTATTTGTCAAACACGGTTTTTTTGCGCTTGGCGATTATTGCGATTTTTGCGGTCGTTACGATTACTGGCGCCTATTTTCTGTTGCCGCCGATTGATTATTTGCCGCAAGGAAACCGCAACATTATTTTTGGTATGTTGATTCCGCCGCCCGGGTATAACTTAGAAAAATTATCGTCGGTCGGTAAACGCATTGAGGCGCGCATTCGGCCTTTTTGGCAGCAAACCGAAGCGATATTTGAATTTGAAAAAGGCAATATGAAGCCAGACCCCGACTCATTGGTTCAGTTGCCTGCCAGCCCAATGCCAGGGGCGCCGCTGATGACGCCGCCTGCGATAAAAAATTATTTTTTAGTGGCTAGCAATGGCGCGATGTTTCACGGCGCGATCAGTGACGACGACGAAAAAGTCGTCGATATTATTCCCCTGTTTCAGTACGCGACCGCATCGGACGTTGCGCCCGGGTTTATTGGTTTCGCGTTTCAACTTCCACTATTTCGCATCGGCGGCACCACCGGTTCAGCGGTCAATATTGATCTCTCCGGGCCGAATTTGTCGCAAGTGAGCGGGGCCGCTGGCGCATTATTTGGAAACATCGTTGCTCAATACGGCCCCTATTCTTTGCAGCCGGAACCAAGCAATTTCAATGTGCCGAGTCCTGAACTTCAGGTGCTTCCTAATTTAATCAAATTAACGGACATGGGGTTGACGCCCCGAGACATCGGCCTTGCGGTTCAAGTGAATGCGGACGGCGCTTTTGTTGGAGAGTATGAAGTTGAGGGCGAACGTATCGACTTGGTGTTGATTTCGAAAGATGCGAGTACGAAGAATGAATTAACGGATTTGTTGCGCGTCCCGTTGTCGACGCCTGACGGGGCGAATGTGACGTTGGAAAGCGTGGCTGATTTTAACCGCACGGTTCGGCCCGACCAGATCAAACGGGTGGCGCGTCAGCGCGCGGTCACGCTGCAATTCACGCCGCCGCCGGGAATGCCGTTGCAAAATGCCATAGATGACATTGGGGGCATGATTGAACAGTTGCAAACCGCCGGGCAAATTCCGCCGGAAGTGCAAATCAATCTGACCGGCAGCGCGAGCAAACTGGGCGCGATGCAAACCGCGTTGCTTGGCGACGGTACATTTTCGGGCATGACGCAAAGTTCGTTGTTTCTTGCTTTGTTGGTTGTGTATTTGTTAATGTGCGTGTTGTTCCAAAGTTGGGTTTATCCATTGGTGATTATGGTGACGGTGCCGCTGGCGACGTTCGGCGGGTTACTGACATTGGCGGGTGTCCATTACTGGAGCCTGATCGACCGCCACATGCCAATTCAAAATATGGATGTGCTGACCATTCTCGGCTTTGTAATTTTGGCTGGCGTCGTGGTCAATAACGCGATCTTAATTGTCCACCAGACGTTAAATTTTCTGACGACAGACAGCAACATGGACCCAAAAGAAGCGATTGCGCAAGCGACGGAATCCCGCGTACGTCCGATTATGATGAGTACGCTGACCTCAGTGGGCGGTATGGCGCCGCTGGTGTTAATGCCCGGCGCGGGTTCAGAACTCTATCGAGGCCTTGGCAGCGTCGTCGTTGGCGGGTTGCTTGTTTCAACTGTGTTTACGTTGGTTTTGATTCCACTGGTGTTGAGCGTGGTATTCGATATCCAGCGGATGTTTACACGGCAATAA
- a CDS encoding molybdopterin-binding protein, producing the protein MSQRYAFYFLCSIFVVFSVGAAFSEPTDAPTKYAIVVTGGELLRGVYADGHTQFITSTLEPLGAKCVSAVCVGDTAEELQDALRFSSQHADFVLVTGGLGPTDDDVTRKTLSAFAGIDLYENPEVVDQMVRRYGASSKEKLRDNMRRQAMTPKKGRYLLNPNGSAVGLVFDDGQRVIAAMPGPPRELQPMVKEQLLPFLAERFGIKTIGASLTMRFINIGESQIDEVMHKHLTLPKELMISSLFEMGRVDLTLSLPGGSEQDRAILRQFESELLAHIGDSMYTDQGSTLEESVVALLKENNVSLVTAEVGSGGAVSASLSRPEDAVSVYSGGYIAPSDNVMAQMVGVDHLDQESHEALSKQIAGVIQKRAGSKWGLYISEIHQNENRRFVWLALASDDGAIDGRQIGVSGRGQYAQDRLVNYVLDYLRRRLQK; encoded by the coding sequence ATGAGTCAGCGTTACGCTTTCTATTTCTTATGCAGTATTTTCGTTGTGTTTTCAGTCGGTGCTGCGTTTTCAGAACCAACGGACGCGCCGACAAAATACGCAATTGTCGTCACCGGCGGCGAACTGTTACGCGGCGTTTATGCGGATGGTCATACGCAATTTATTACCAGTACGCTTGAGCCGTTGGGAGCAAAATGCGTCAGCGCGGTGTGCGTCGGCGATACGGCGGAAGAGTTGCAGGATGCGCTGCGCTTTTCGAGCCAACACGCGGATTTTGTCCTCGTGACGGGAGGCCTTGGCCCGACCGACGACGATGTAACCCGTAAGACGTTGTCGGCGTTTGCCGGCATTGATTTATACGAGAATCCCGAAGTGGTTGACCAGATGGTGCGTCGTTACGGCGCGTCATCAAAAGAGAAACTTCGCGACAACATGCGACGCCAGGCGATGACGCCGAAAAAAGGCCGATACTTGCTCAATCCAAACGGCAGCGCGGTTGGTTTAGTGTTCGATGACGGACAGCGCGTCATCGCTGCTATGCCGGGGCCGCCGCGCGAATTACAGCCGATGGTGAAAGAGCAGCTGCTTCCCTTTCTCGCTGAACGCTTCGGCATCAAAACCATCGGCGCCTCGCTGACGATGCGCTTCATTAATATCGGCGAATCGCAAATCGACGAAGTGATGCACAAACATCTGACGCTGCCGAAAGAGCTGATGATTTCTTCTCTCTTTGAGATGGGACGTGTGGATTTGACTTTGTCCCTGCCGGGCGGTTCTGAACAAGACCGGGCAATCTTGCGTCAGTTTGAAAGCGAATTATTGGCGCACATTGGCGACTCGATGTACACCGATCAAGGCTCGACGTTAGAAGAAAGCGTGGTTGCGTTATTGAAAGAAAATAATGTGTCTCTCGTGACCGCTGAGGTCGGCAGCGGCGGCGCCGTGTCCGCGAGTTTGAGTCGTCCTGAGGACGCCGTTTCCGTATATTCCGGGGGATATATAGCGCCCAGCGACAACGTAATGGCCCAGATGGTCGGCGTCGATCACTTGGATCAGGAATCCCACGAAGCGCTTTCGAAACAGATCGCAGGCGTGATTCAAAAACGCGCAGGCAGCAAGTGGGGGCTTTATATCAGTGAAATTCATCAGAATGAAAATCGCCGCTTTGTCTGGCTCGCGCTCGCATCGGATGACGGCGCAATTGATGGACGCCAAATTGGCGTCAGCGGTCGGGGGCAATATGCGCAAGACCGATTGGTGAATTATGTTCTGGATTATTTGCGGAGGCGTTTGCAGAAATAA
- a CDS encoding efflux RND transporter periplasmic adaptor subunit: protein MFNLLTRRYVCAASIFFLTFSLVAIAQPPDMPVMIPSVRADAVRMEDVQERRQITGDLRAKFRSQVAALEEGRLVKILADEADVVKKGDLIARIDDRRLKAQLDGLEAQRQITLAQNEARRAELKNAQWNLNRLKPLWDKKLTTEQELENANMLVQVKEAEVLAGERTLIQIKSSIDLLKIRLEETRIDAPFDGVIIERNAELGEWITPGNLVVTMISTGTIEAWLEAPERIAYLFQKEGGDVQIEISASGQSLEPKEVRIIPQVDPRVRTMFIVADLEMDANHLAPGMSVTASLPTGERKTRMTVSKDAIMHQETGFFVYKAQQSEDGYIASPAPITRLFTTGDRVAIESPALAESDLVIVEGNERLFPMSPISLIGQTDAE, encoded by the coding sequence ATGTTTAACTTACTCACGCGCCGCTATGTATGCGCTGCGTCTATCTTTTTTTTGACTTTCTCGTTGGTTGCAATTGCGCAGCCGCCCGATATGCCAGTGATGATCCCCAGCGTTCGCGCTGACGCGGTGCGTATGGAAGACGTGCAAGAACGTCGGCAGATTACGGGAGATTTGCGGGCGAAGTTTCGTTCACAAGTCGCCGCGCTCGAAGAAGGCCGCCTGGTTAAAATTTTGGCGGACGAAGCGGACGTCGTCAAAAAAGGCGACCTCATCGCGCGTATTGACGACCGCCGCTTAAAGGCGCAACTCGACGGTTTGGAAGCGCAACGGCAGATTACCTTGGCGCAAAATGAAGCGCGGCGGGCGGAACTGAAAAACGCCCAATGGAACCTCAACCGCTTAAAGCCGCTGTGGGACAAAAAACTCACCACTGAACAGGAACTCGAAAACGCCAATATGCTTGTTCAGGTGAAAGAGGCCGAGGTTTTGGCGGGCGAACGGACGTTGATACAAATAAAGAGCTCCATTGATCTCTTGAAAATTCGCCTGGAAGAAACCCGCATTGATGCGCCTTTCGATGGCGTAATAATTGAACGCAATGCCGAGTTGGGCGAATGGATTACGCCGGGCAACCTTGTTGTCACCATGATCTCGACCGGGACCATCGAAGCCTGGCTCGAAGCGCCGGAACGCATTGCCTATCTGTTTCAAAAAGAAGGCGGCGATGTCCAAATTGAAATTTCCGCTAGCGGGCAATCTTTGGAACCAAAAGAAGTACGCATCATCCCCCAAGTCGACCCGCGCGTACGCACGATGTTTATTGTTGCCGACCTCGAAATGGACGCCAACCATTTGGCGCCGGGCATGTCGGTCACCGCGTCCTTACCGACTGGCGAACGCAAGACGCGTATGACGGTTTCAAAAGACGCGATTATGCATCAGGAAACAGGGTTCTTCGTATATAAAGCACAACAAAGTGAAGATGGCTACATTGCTTCGCCTGCGCCGATTACGCGGTTGTTTACCACTGGCGACCGGGTCGCGATTGAGTCGCCCGCTTTAGCGGAAAGTGACTTGGTCATTGTAGAAGGCAATGAACGACTTTTCCCGATGTCGCCCATTTCTTTAATTGGGCAAACGGACGCAGAATAA
- a CDS encoding nitrilase family protein gives MPDNLKVASVQFEHQSGDKSANLEKMCAFVEQAHQQGVELITFPECSITGYWYLRKLDRNQLMKIAEPVSDGPSSQAVLQWSQEYNMTIGAGLVEICEDGRMYNTYLVAMPDGSHKKHRKLHAFINEDIDCGDEFTVFDTPHGWRIGVLICYDNNLIENARMNALLGAEILLAPHQTGGTKSRSPHAMDVIDPEIWLNRKENPKAIEEEIRGPKGREWLMRWLPSRAHDNGLFILFSNGVGMDDDEVRTGNAMVLDPYGRILVETWKADDNMVIAELDKSLQPMSTGQRWLQARRPELYKLIATQIGFERSTRIIRFGEDEA, from the coding sequence ATGCCTGATAATCTCAAAGTTGCATCCGTCCAATTTGAACATCAATCCGGCGATAAATCTGCCAATTTAGAGAAGATGTGCGCCTTTGTTGAACAAGCCCATCAACAAGGCGTTGAGCTAATCACATTTCCAGAATGTTCAATCACAGGCTACTGGTATCTTCGAAAATTAGACCGAAACCAACTGATGAAGATTGCTGAGCCTGTTTCGGATGGGCCGAGTTCGCAGGCAGTCCTACAATGGTCGCAGGAATACAATATGACCATCGGCGCCGGTCTCGTCGAAATTTGCGAAGATGGCCGAATGTATAATACCTATCTGGTTGCCATGCCCGACGGAAGCCACAAAAAACACCGCAAACTTCATGCGTTCATTAATGAAGATATAGACTGCGGCGATGAATTTACTGTCTTTGACACACCTCACGGTTGGCGTATTGGCGTCTTAATATGTTATGACAATAACCTAATCGAAAACGCGCGTATGAATGCGCTCTTAGGCGCAGAGATTCTATTGGCGCCTCACCAAACCGGCGGGACCAAATCGCGCAGCCCTCATGCAATGGATGTAATTGATCCTGAAATTTGGTTGAACCGTAAAGAGAACCCCAAAGCAATTGAAGAAGAAATACGCGGCCCGAAGGGCAGGGAATGGCTGATGCGATGGCTGCCTTCGCGAGCGCACGACAACGGATTATTTATTCTATTCAGTAATGGAGTCGGAATGGATGATGATGAAGTTCGCACTGGAAACGCAATGGTGCTTGATCCGTATGGGCGAATTCTTGTTGAAACCTGGAAAGCCGACGACAACATGGTCATAGCCGAACTCGATAAGTCATTGCAGCCAATGTCAACCGGACAGCGTTGGCTGCAAGCGCGTCGACCGGAGCTATACAAACTGATTGCAACCCAAATCGGATTTGAACGTTCGACCCGAATCATTCGCTTCGGCGAAGATGAAGCCTAG